A genomic window from Bdellovibrio sp. SKB1291214 includes:
- a CDS encoding rhodanese-like domain-containing protein, with amino-acid sequence MDISQLGYFQFNNLIKGRIPMVLVNLGVDVKSLYGQLEGMHLDNCQISGTTAEIVEQVINRKLPSHYPIVLIDENGSQYSPVVQALEAKGFNNVYTVKDGITGIEKERMQQ; translated from the coding sequence ATGGACATTTCACAACTGGGCTACTTTCAATTCAATAATTTGATCAAAGGCCGCATTCCAATGGTTCTTGTGAACTTAGGAGTTGATGTTAAATCTTTGTACGGTCAGCTAGAGGGCATGCACTTGGACAACTGCCAAATCTCTGGAACTACTGCCGAGATTGTTGAACAAGTTATTAATCGAAAATTGCCTTCACATTATCCCATCGTTTTGATCGACGAAAATGGCTCGCAGTACTCCCCGGTTGTACAGGCACTGGAAGCTAAGGGTTTCAACAACGTCTACACAGTGAAAGACGGAATAACCGGAATCGAAAAAGAACGAATGCAACAATAA